A portion of the Leptospira noumeaensis genome contains these proteins:
- the lsa25 gene encoding surface adhesin Lsa25, with protein sequence MKPVEDIYGLSPEETNQLLAGILANQSLRDNGNGTISDPVANLVWQKCTHGQVYRAGFNDCLGSPQGSIFNPNDVARAGAVQVAYCDSKTHACNSIAFPQVVQGTSSIAIAGASELYGACQNSNYLGATWRVPTVVEYQRLVVPGRAATLQFFPSTQEDDYWTAWSNSEDIPGETAHAISFDRQSYGVEKAIVKTQRNFVRCVRTGP encoded by the coding sequence ATGAAACCAGTAGAGGATATCTACGGTTTAAGCCCTGAAGAAACCAACCAACTCCTTGCTGGAATCCTGGCAAACCAAAGTCTCAGAGACAATGGGAATGGAACCATTTCAGACCCTGTTGCCAACTTAGTATGGCAAAAATGTACGCATGGTCAAGTTTACCGCGCCGGTTTTAATGATTGTTTGGGATCCCCACAAGGTTCTATTTTCAATCCTAATGACGTAGCTCGTGCAGGGGCAGTGCAAGTTGCCTATTGTGATTCCAAAACACATGCTTGTAATTCCATTGCTTTCCCACAGGTGGTACAAGGGACTTCGTCCATTGCCATTGCGGGAGCCAGTGAACTTTATGGAGCCTGCCAAAACAGCAACTACTTAGGGGCAACTTGGCGAGTTCCTACGGTTGTTGAATACCAAAGATTAGTGGTTCCTGGCCGTGCCGCCACCCTCCAATTTTTTCCTTCCACCCAAGAAGATGATTATTGGACAGCTTGGTCAAACAGCGAAGATATCCCTGGAGAAACGGCCCACGCCATTTCTTTCGACAGACAGTCTTATGGGGTAGAGAAGGCGATTGTAAAAACACAAAGGAATTTTGTCCGTTGTGTTCGCACCGGCCCGTAA
- the yihA gene encoding ribosome biogenesis GTP-binding protein YihA/YsxC: MHKYSKEIPFPETKFFTSIANLSEKEDLDSVPSITFMGRSNSGKSSLLNALSNHRGLAKVSKTPGKTKLINIFRTKEGFNLIDLPGFGYSKASHKEHKDMMKLLEGFLNSWQNLKILFILCDSQREFPEEELSTIEVAMEKKIKPVVIRTKIDKLNQSEQHRVRTDMEAAMNEIGVPFRVFYLSATTGRGVGELREFIVENMIDQTKVSK, encoded by the coding sequence ATGCATAAGTATTCCAAAGAAATCCCCTTTCCCGAAACTAAATTTTTCACATCTATCGCAAATTTAAGTGAAAAGGAAGATTTGGATTCAGTTCCTTCCATTACATTTATGGGAAGATCCAATTCTGGAAAGTCAAGTTTACTCAATGCACTTTCCAACCACAGAGGCCTTGCCAAAGTTTCGAAAACCCCTGGGAAAACAAAACTCATCAATATCTTTAGAACCAAAGAAGGATTTAATCTCATCGACTTACCAGGGTTTGGTTACTCAAAAGCCTCTCACAAAGAACACAAAGATATGATGAAACTTTTAGAAGGATTTCTTAATAGTTGGCAAAATTTAAAAATTCTATTCATTCTTTGTGATTCACAAAGAGAATTTCCCGAAGAGGAACTTTCCACCATTGAAGTGGCTATGGAAAAAAAAATCAAACCCGTAGTGATTCGTACAAAAATCGACAAACTCAACCAAAGCGAACAACACCGTGTACGTACGGATATGGAAGCTGCAATGAATGAAATTGGTGTTCCCTTTCGAGTATTTTATCTTTCGGCGACAACGGGAAGAGGTGTGGGAGAGTTACGTGAGTTTATCGTAGAAAATATGATCGATCAAACAAAGGTGTCTAAATAA